A stretch of the Lineus longissimus chromosome 10, tnLinLong1.2, whole genome shotgun sequence genome encodes the following:
- the LOC135494325 gene encoding uncharacterized protein LOC135494325, with product MPPKVAPLESKKVRAKERRQFTILSKITEKIVEKAKSETPSQEELEQLEAAIPKLEKIIDVIKHLDSLIIDEVTAENNSFDGETEQDESTDLLLRNLQKITRAKKVITKYDKSNAKTPSKPTSTSSKTLTSKLPKLSLPRFSGVITEWQPFWERFVVEIHTNPNLTDLNRFDYLYGLLDGDALDTVRDLIPSSANYVTLKETLCETFGREQKVIQVHVLRLIHLDKPELKGTSLRSFYNSIKTDLRSLANLKVSVNESASIIVPIIEDKLPNKIKGNIADIDRERRYNLDTFLEALKRQVERYENESSEPEHSKVSSTLAGPSNTYVAVVSDQRKTNCVYCNGSHRSVDCKSVADYEKRQQVVKQKRLCYNCLKPHLLKDCKSTSTCRVCRRRHHTSLCKSNVNGNSNDRRSRDTPVNKGSSPTHSKDTPTHEGTSQNAKAHVKTVSTENILSADSGSVLLMTAVADISATGDDAESCTFLFDGGATRTFVTQETVAKLNLPIVGQESVNLEVFGRNSSEAKICDKVNFQVHTSNNGTVVIRVALVVPVITAPVKNRINPSLLRLTHLHGLRLAHPLSNENPFDISILIGSDFYWDFVEGPIVKGIGPIAVQSKLGYMLSGPVDQSNTVSNRPRILNVSNNTREDEIRLQQYWDLETLDITDDSIDPVPLDYKSYCETHLHYTENGYVSQLPWKVEHAPLPTNYNVALKRTRNMVRKLTPELCQVYDDILSDQIKRGFIEEILDDDITTGHYLPHRSVKRDSSTTPIRIVHSCFS from the coding sequence ATGCCTCCTAAAGTCGCTCCATTGGAGTCAAAAAAGGTTCGCGCAAAGGAACGAAGACAATTCACAATTCTATCGAAAATTACGGAAAAGATTGTCGAAAAAGCCAAGTCAGAAACGCCAAGTCAAGAGGAGCTAGAACAACTCGAAGCTGCAATACCGAAACTCGAAAAAATAATTGATGTGATCAAACATCTAGACAGCCTGATTATAGACGAAGTGACCGCTGAGAACAATAGCTTTGACGGAGAAACGGAACAGGACGAGTCGACAGACCTACTGTTACGGAACTTACAAAAAATCACTCGTGCAAAGAAGGTGATAACAAAATACGATAAGAGCAATGCCAAAACGCCGTCTAAACCTACATCTACATCAAGCAAGACGCTAACGTCTAAGCTCCCGAAGCTTTCACTTCCGAGATTCAGTGGTGTCATCACAgaatggcagccattttgggaACGATTTGTCGTGGAAATACATACGAATCCAAACCTTACAGACCTAAATCGATTCGATTACCTCTACGGATTGCTCGACGGAGATGCCCTGGATACCGTACGGGATCTCATACCTTCATCTGCGAATTACGTAACGCTTAAAGAAACGCTTTGTGAAACCTTCGGAAGGGAACAAAAAGTAATCCAAGTTCACGTTCTGCGACTGATTCATTTGGATAAGCCCGAATTAAAAGGAACGAGTTTACGGTCTTTTTATAACAGCATTAAGACAGACTTACGTAGCCTAGCAAATCTTAAAGTGTCAGTGAACGAATCAGCGTCTATTATTGTGCCGATCATCGAAGATAAGTTGCCAAATAAGATCAAAGGCAATATTGCTGACATTGACAGAGAAAGACGATACAATTTAGATACATTCCTAGAAGCGTTAAAAAGACAGGTGGAACGGTATGAAAACGAAAGCAGTGAACCAGAACATTCCAAAGTCAGTAGTACACTTGCTGGTCCATCTAACACTTACGTCGCAGTGGTTTCAGATCAACGGAAAACAAACTGTGTATATTGCAATGGGTCACACAGATCTGTAGATTGCAAATCGGTAGCTGACTATGAAAAACGGCAACAGGTGGTGAAACAAAAACGCTTGTGTTACAATTGTTTAAAGCCACACTTACTGAAAGACTGTAAGTCTACTAGCACGTGTAGAGTTTGTAGGAGGCGGCATCATACCTCTCTTTGCAAATCTAACGTCAATGGGAACTCTAACGATAGAAGATCTCGAGACACACCAGTGAACAAAGGCTCATCTCCAACGCATTCGAAGGATACACCTACTCACGAAGGCACATCCCAAAATGCAAAAGCTCATGTGAAAACCGTTTCAACAGAAAACATTCTGAGTGCAGATTCCGGATCAGTTCTATTGATGACAGCAGTAGCGGATATTTCAGCAACCGGAGATGATGCTGAATCGTGTACATTCTTATTCGATGGAGGTGCAACACGTACTTTCGTTACTCAAGAGACAGTAGCAAAACTTAACCTTCCCATCGTCGGCCAAGAAAGTGTCAATCTAGAGGTTTTTGGCAGGAACTCTTCAGAAGCCAAAATCTGTGACAAAGTGAACTTTCAGGTACACACATCAAACAATGGAACTGTTGTAATCAGAGTCGCACTTGTAGTGCCAGTAATTACGGCTCCAGTCAAGAATCGCATCAACCCGTCGCTCCTGAGATTAACACATCTTCATGGATTACGTCTTGCGCATCCGTTGTCAAATGAAAATCCGTTTGACATATCAATTCTAATCGGGAGTGATTTCTACTGGGACTTTGTCGAAGGACCGATAGTCAAAGGCATAGGACCAATAGCCGTCCAGTCGAAACTTGGTTACATGCTTTCGGGACCTGTCGACCAAAGCAATACGGTTTCTAATCGACCTCGCATTCTAAACGTCTCTAATAACACGAGGGAAGACGAAATTCGCTTGCAACAATACTGGGATTTAGAAACACTCGATATTACTGATGACTCTATTGATCCCGTACCATTGGATTACAAATCGTATTGTGAAACTCACTTGCATTACACTGAGAATGGTTACGTCTCTCAACTCCCATGGAAGGTTGAACACGCACCATTGCCAACCAATTACAATGTCGCACTCAAACGGACTCGTAACATGGTTCGGAAACTAACACCCGAGTTATGTCAGGTGTACGATGACATTCTTAGTGATCAGATCAAACGTGGCTTCATAGAAGAAATCCttgatgatgacatcacaacaggCCATTACCTGCCGCACAGATCTGTCAAACGAGACTCTAGTACGACTCCTATAAGGATCgttcacagctgtttcagctag
- the LOC135494326 gene encoding uncharacterized protein LOC135494326, translating to MYPKLCNHRFTKRDIVRITSSIFDPLGIVSPVHKRAKTFIQKLWSRDIGWDQPIPNDLVETWSELSHELNAATKTWIRRKYFDSVDKSKDSFELHVFGDANPESYGAGVYLKRGRDCKLVMSRARVAPVKPITLPRLELMAALIGSRLLRYVYLSLKQDFKISRSTLWSDSQIVIHWIKSDKDLPIFVKNRVNEIRKNEVIDSIRYCPTAGNPADMLTRGITVAEFENSSLWWAGPHWLSSGEYPESIVVDDNTVHEDSSVTNTSDINSVTSTLVNAANTTSEVNSTHVIDINRYSSYTRMIRITALVLRFIWNIRKRNTETENSRKSRYADKTVLR from the exons ATGTACCCGAAGCTTTGCA ATCACCGGTTTACGAAACGTGACATTGTGCGGATTACCAGTAGCATTTTCGATCCACTTGGAATAGTTTCGCCCGTACATAAACGCGCCAAGACATTTATACAGAAACTGTGGTCACGTGACATCGGCTGGGACCAGCCCATACCCAATGACCTTGTTGAGACATGGAGTGAGTTAAGCCATGAACTCAACGCCGCAACCAAGACTTGGATACGTCGGAAGTACTTCGATTCTGTTGATAAGTCAAAGGACTCATTCGAACTTCACGTATTTGGCGACGCCAACCCCGAATCGTATGGCGCTGGTGTTTATCTAAAACGTGGACGTGATTGCAAACTTGTGATGTCAAGGGCTAGAGTCGCACCCGTCAAACCGATCACGCTGCCCCGTCTTGAGCTCATGGCAGCACTGATTGGATCACGCTTGTTGCGATACGTCTATCTGAGTTTGAAACAGGACTTCAAAATCTCACGTAGTACGTTATGGTCGGATAGTCAAATCGTAATCCATTGGATTAAAAGTGATAAAGATCTgccaatttttgtcaaaaaccgTGTCAACGAGATTAGGAAGAATGAAGTCATAGATAGCATAAGGTATTGTCCGACAGCAGGCAATCCGGCAGACATGCTAACACGTGGGATAACAGTCGCTGAATTTGAAAACTCGAGCTTGTGGTGGGCTGGCCCCCACTGGCTTTCATCAGGAGAGTATCCGGAAAGCATTGTCGTGGATGATAACACCGTTCATGAGGATTCTAGTGTCACTAACACCAGTGACATCAACTCAGTGACGTCAACCCTTGTTAATGCTGCCAATACGACCAGTGAAGTCAACTCAACTCACGTGATTGACATCAATCGTTACTCATCGTACACCAGGATGATACGCATTACTGCACTCGTACTTCGCTTCATCTGGAATATACGCAAACGTaacactgaaacagaaaactcACGGAAATCGCGTTACGCAGATAAAACTGTTCTTAGATGA